ttgttattttcaatttttgtaatttttgttatttttgtaatttttgtaatttttgttattttgttattttcgtcactACTAACCCATTTTGAGGCTCTAGAAAGGGTTAGCAGTGTGatatcttaaataaaaaaaatacaataattgttttgaacaattttctttAATATCCATGAAACACCTAATAAAGGCCATCTGAGTAAAGCACTAAGCTTGAAGCTTGTTTTGTTGCGTTAGGTTTTTAATGTTTGGCTACCTACTTCATACATTTGTATACATACAtatcttattttcatatttttttttagttatccACTCAAGAGGTCACTCGTGTTTTGCTGCACAAAATTGCGTTCCAGAGGCACCGTTTGAAATTAGACACATTATCAGTGAgaagttttgattgaaatttttttgtcaataactttTCGCTCTCAACCTCAGGAGGTTTCGGTCCACTCAGTCATTTCGACGGCCCGCATTCGGGCGCCCATCAGTTCCTGCTGCACGGCTCGAACGGTTCCAATCGCCACGAACACCTCCATCATCGACAGGATAAATAGCGATAGTAGGAGGAAGATCACTAAATACAGGTGAAAGTGTCCCCCGTGGAAAATCGAATGCAAACAGTACCAAATCGTGAGTCCGGCTATAACGGCCATTTGACCGTAGGTGAAGTACCGGAAAGTGTCGATCATCGGGGGCCGCTTCTGTTGATTGATGGAACAGGGGATTAGATTTTTGAGAGAAGGATGTTCAAGTGAAAGTTTTTATTACCAAACCAGCTCCGATCATCCAGAACAAGGCGAGTATGATATTCAAGGCACATGGTGTAACGATGATGACGGCGGCAAGCCCTTGACCGGAAAAGAGAATTATTAACGAAAGAAGACCTAGAGAAGGTTTAGCGAAAGATTTACTTACAATCAGTAACGATAGGAACTGCACCTTGGCTGAGGACAACCAGAACTAGGAATATGTGAACACATCCGAAAAAATAGGTGAGAAATTTCAGATTCCTATTGGAAAACATGATGCGCAGGAGGGTTCACGTGGTCACTTCCATCTGTCAAAGAGTTAAAGacgattttcacaattttaaagaAGGGTTAGTATAAGCTTAAGGTACAGTAAGAAAAAACCGGAACACATTCATTATTAGGCGAGGCGAAATGTTGTATTTAATCGAAAGTAGTTATCTACAATAAATAAAGTAGAATCAAACATATCTGTATGGTTGAATGGCACATTCAgacaaattgctggaaagtaACAGTGCCTTCTCCGGCAGGTCGAGGTTCACTGGAAATCGCTTCCAGACCGCCGGAAGCAATCAGAGATTCCAGACCGAAGAGACCTATTTAGAgtcaaaccgagaaaaaaagcaaacagtTAGCCAACACATGATAGTTTATGAATgtggttagttttttttcgatgctAACCTATCAGCATGGCGGCTCCATGGGCTGGAGTTCTCAGTTCTTTTGCTCCATGAACCACCAATCGGTAGCAGTAGATGGCAATGATCAACAGGAAGGCCATCTGCAGGTACATgaagatcttgaaaattttgataaacgatGGGATACGCTGCGgggaaacatttttcttttaatgagTTTTGAGATGATACGGAAAGCAAAATAATGGTCTGTTACCTTCCACACTCCAAAAATCAGAAGCACAGCCAGGATTAGGTTGGCCAAACAGGGGCTGGCGAGGACATTTGCTGGAAAATGCATATTCAATCAATGtcaatacgaaaaaaaaaaaaccaaaaaaaaaactcaaaacgtGAACCTACCTTCACTATGGCGAGCGGGCAAAACGACTTCAGTTATGATTTCCAGAACCAGCATGATGTTGAAAGAAGCCGCCACGTAGCACATCAGCTTATAGAAGGACCGGGAAATCATGGCCATGATGGAATCTGCAGAACTCTGAAATGATTTGTTATCCACACAACGGCAAATTTAAACACTATCTGATGATGTTTTGAAGTTtggtttattatttgtttttaaattctagtaAGAATGTTGCTACGATTTTAAACTTATGGGTCAATGGATGactttaatgattttcaacagtGCTCGAAATCTAAAAATTGGTCTCCTCGGTTTCGGTTTGGGAATTTCTTTCACGAAGTAATATCGTATAGTAATTTCCGGTGATCCAAGCTTCCACACCCAGGAGAGCTGAAACAATATAAGATTATTCAATATTCAACCCAAAACCTTCGGAAATTCTGTATCATAccagcaaaaataataaaaccaaGTGTCAACGAGGCCTCTACCATGCTGAAAGTTCCCAGTACCAAAAAGCAAAACAGTCCCATTTGTCCCAAGCAAAACATTCGAAACATGTAAAGGAATCCCGGTCGCTTTTTCGAGATTCCAATCATCAAAATCGTGGCTAGAACGGCGTTTACAATCGTTGGTCCAATTATGAGGAAGTAAGAAACATCATAAATCCACTCAGGTATTTCATCTGTCTCGTAATCATCGTCATTCTCCGTGTCATGATCGTCATCCTCCTCAACGAAGTGATAATTTTTGGGATCGAAGAATGCAAGCAGCTGTCCAATGCAGAAATCAAGAAGACCGCACACCGCAAAGATGTTAAGGATCGCGAAAATAAGGCACAGCCTCTGAAGGGCAATGATTGAGCCGGAACCGTTCCGAGAAGTTTGGGACCGGATCATGATGAGATGAGGGGCGGTTTTAGGAGCACGTTCAGTAGTTACAAGATGGGGTTTGCCTACCGGGAGCAAttgaaacacacacacacacgtatCAGTAAGTTTGTTAAATCAGTATCTAAACTAAACTTATATGACCTTATTTTTGAGTATGggaacaaattttggaaaaaataaatttggattacaacaaactagctgacctgctgtgctttgctacacctttaaaaattatttaaatatttatcagtacatcaatttaaaattttaattccaaaGCTGTTAAGAAACAACtcctcacggacatcggctctgAAAGCAACTGTTTTGCTAGCTACATATATCACAAGCCTGGAGGCAAATTTATTCCTTGGATCTCAATGTTGATGTTACTAAATATACCCTGTAGCGTTATAATTAGGTTTTTTTGTGGTTGTAAAATTTCGAGCGTGTTGTAATTGTATAAATTCGAGCGAAAATTGACTGTTTAGAATTAAGAGTGTAAATTGTCAAACGTACACGTGCAACAATACATAAACAATGATCAACGTAAACAACAATCAACGAATCGACACAACATCAACAGAAGAAATAATTTGTCAAGTTCGACCCTCCATTGATGCTGAAATTCTTGCGGTCAGAAACCTGCCACTCGCTCGCGTCCCAGGGCCATCGTTAACAAAGGAGGCGGGAGTTGAGGTTTCTTGAAGGCTCTAAGGTGAGAACATTCCATTAACCTAGCTGATTCGGAAACAATAAGACGTGTCTGTATCAACTCTCAGGCATCTGGAGATGATCCCAGCGAAATCACAGACGTAGGACAGTGCCGAGCTCGAATGAAATAACAGTAAAAAGAAGACAAAAGAAACTAACCGTACAGTAGGGtgagtgaataaaattttaattgtgatCGCTAAATTGTATCATCATAACGTCGATTTTTTAGGGCACAAGCAAAACCCTCATCCTCACCCAGCATTTATCATACCGACACGGTGTATCTAGAATCGGGACAAACAATGACCCCTAGTGGgtgagtaaaaagtttgtagtaCGGAAGAGATAAAAGTGCGAAGACATTTAGACATTAGGTCGTTGTTCAGAAGCTAAACGCACTTTGGTGTCCAACTCAATCTTCTGGCCAAGTCGGAACAGATCCAGGTGGTAGCAGACATCAAGATGCTCCCGGCAATAACCATGCACATGTTGAGCAGTGCAATCAGGCTGGACTGCCAGTAATTTCTGTGATACTATCGTGATACCTAAGGAACCGAGCTGTCAGATGGCTGGCGaatggtagacaatgtgcaactcgagaccccatacacccaaacttcgggtagtggtcatatcacctcttgtcgtagcgttcaaagtcccaaacgtgtgccgtgacagtcGCGAGTCCatgacaagctgctctcgatctggcacacgacgggcagaaaaatccgcgggccaaaaatcctagggttgccagccaaagggCATAaggaagaccggacaacggtcggagtagactgaccccatcgacagggggctgtcgagtagagtgcatccgaccccacggtttgaagctacagaGATAAGACaacaccttctgcgtagcggatgccgtaggtgcgccgcgttcgtgcgtaggatgctccaccttcgtgAA
This sequence is a window from Uranotaenia lowii strain MFRU-FL chromosome 3, ASM2978415v1, whole genome shotgun sequence. Protein-coding genes within it:
- the LOC129755512 gene encoding uncharacterized protein LOC129755512 isoform X3, which produces MFSNRNLKFLTYFFGCVHIFLVLVVLSQGAVPIVTDWLAAVIIVTPCALNIILALFWMIGAGLKRPPMIDTFRYFTYGQMAVIAGLTIWYCLHSIFHGGHFHLYLVIFLLLSLFILSMMEVFVAIGTVRAVQQELMGARMRAVEMTEWTETS
- the LOC129755512 gene encoding uncharacterized protein LOC129755512 isoform X4, with protein sequence MAMISRSFYKLMCYVAASFNIMLVLEIITEVVLPARHSEANVLASPCLANLILAVLLIFGVWKRIPSFIKIFKIFMYLQMAFLLIIAIYCYRLVVHGAKELRTPAHGAAMLIGLFGLESLIASGGLEAISSEPRPAGEGTVTFQQFV
- the LOC129755512 gene encoding uncharacterized protein LOC129755512 isoform X1, yielding MIRSQTSRNGSGSIIALQRLCLIFAILNIFAVCGLLDFCIGQLLAFFDPKNYHFVEEDDDHDTENDDDYETDEIPEWIYDVSYFLIIGPTIVNAVLATILMIGISKKRPGFLYMFRMFCLGQMGLFCFLVLGTFSMVEASLTLGFIIFAALLGVEAWITGNYYTILLRERNSQTETEETNF